The DNA segment attattaaaaaattataaatgaatgCAATTTTCTAACAATGCAAGTTGATCGTTTGTAATgtgaattttgttatttttttatttttttatttgtgtcTTTCTCAAACTggtaattataaatattgaatgagATGTAGGTACTCTTTGACCAGACGGGAAAGTAAACAAAGGTTGAGATAATACAGAACGTGAATATGTCTGAAGATTGGCCCACATGGACTCCAAGATACAGTTCATGACCAACCAAAGACAGCTAAcatcaaagaaaaaaacaaaataatacagAGATCTTGAGGGGGGAGAAGTAGTCATCACCTTGTCCTCTAGTGCTAGAGTAGTATTATGAAAGGTATTTCAATGCTTAGACTTTCTGTCCTAAGACTCCTAACTTCCAATGGATGAAAGTTCCCCCATGCCAATCCCCAACGAGAACAATGTGAGGCACTCTAACCTTGTTATTCTAACgttaattaaataatcataaaaCTCTCTTCgagtatctatatatatgtagcagCTTTTACAAATTTATACTACGTTTGGAATATAGATGCAGCTGAGTTCATCTGAATTGAGTTGAAATTTAAGTTTAAAggaatatttaaatacataattctcaaattactaaacattACTTAACTCAAGACCTCTTTATACGTAGAATTCATAACCTTTTTTcacttctcataaatatattaacccattttaacatttaaatatatctaaacctATTTTAAGTGAGGCCGACAAAATTCATTCTACTATTTTAACTTATTACTATTTGtaaataattcaattcattttaatttagttGAACGTCTAAACACAACCTTaatgtgggaaaaaaaaataactctaaaccatttaaatttgtttaaaaaaatggaacAGAAGTGAAGCCCATAAGTGAGTTATTGGGCTCACATCAACCTGCCACTTGATTCTTTACACATTCATAGCCCAAACTCTTAACCAACCTCTCTCTaccttctccctctctctaaaaaCTCAATTTTATCCTCTCATCATTTGCCAAACCACTACTTTGTTCATAATTTCATGATTATAAAAAAGaactataaatattgtatatgcTCATACATGAGATTAATTGAAGAAGTTATAttaattgaagaaacaaaaatataaagatgatGATTATATGCTACACAATTCAACCAAAGTCCAATGAAGATAAATTATTAGTACAAGTGCAAtactgaaattttaaaaaataagtttttttttttttttttttaacgaacATATATAAGTTAATTCAAGTGGGGGTTCAAGGTGTTCGTTAGTCTATGACAATGATAATTGATCATATAAGTCAAAGCCTCGctaatcaattttaaaactatatctaacattattcttatttttaattttttttcaatcaatttATCCCTCAATAAAAATTACATCAGCGAGGAATATGATATGACTTttctattttattcaaatttaagatTTTCATATAACAAATCACCAGatttgagggaaaaaaaaatgtttggtaTACGTTTTAAGGGATGAAATGAATTTGCATTTATCATATATGGTGTTtacaataataagaaaaaaaagtgcATAGTATGTACTCATtgtacatacacacacataataCATATCTACATACATAGCCATCATTACATGAACCAAACCCCGCTAACTCAAATATGCTACCAAGTAAGTCACTAAAAGTCTGTTTGAGAACACAACTGTTTTATGATATTTTCAGACTACTTCATTACAattctcactattatttataaatcatctgAAATATTCTTATTAACCAAATAGAGCCTAAACTAGACTTACATTATGCAGGAGAACACTATAAGAAAACTACTCAGTTGTGGCCAGTTATTAACTACTCAATTGTGGCCAGTTATTTCGTATGAAAAtcattattttctatcaaaatgagTCTATTTTGATTGCATATAGTTATACTTGTAACATATAATCCatcacaaataatcatttttcctgTAATAGAGGTATAATATAAGTAAATGAGTATGATAAACGTGCATTGAGTGTACGTCAAAGTCTCAAGATAATTACTTGATGGATCTAAGCTTTATTAACGATTTTAAAGAACTCCTACTGtaatcttaattaatcattTTGAAGTATAAAACCAAATGCGGCTTGAGGTTTCCTTAGGTCAATAAATCAGCCactcaaaatattttgaaaagctcttttctttaatttcttttgtatGTGTAGTTaattaaaggattttttttcaaaatttactaGTCCAATATCATTGGAATTATTCCTTATTTTGAGAAAGTAAGACCCGTTTGGTTTTACAGAATGTCataaaccatctcatctcatcttatttcaacatcaaaaaatcatttcaacacaaatacttttcaatttcaaaatttcaactttttaatctaatcattaactaatatttacaacttttcaaactttcaaacaaaacataaaaaaaaaaaaaaattttaacatttttaagtctcaaaacaaaaataatattaaaaaatattttaactttataatatttttatttaaattttttttcctcattttctaaaattccataaaatattttaattcaaacaatttcactTTACTACTatttcacaaattatctcactattatttacagatttttcatattatctcatttgtgtaaccaaaAGTATCCTTAATTTTTCTATAACATTGTCCGTGCATTTTTCAATCAAAGGATAATACCAAGATAGATATATGATCCTCTTGTTTCTCGTCTGCTGTTTGAACTCCTCtcataaaacaagaaaattctCAATAGACATAAATCTCTGTCCACATATCATAACACGGTCCTCTCACTTGAGTTACCTTGGCCCCAGGCCATGCTATTCAATAAacagttttgctacatataatcgGGATTTACAAACAGGGGGTGATTGGGCTGCTTAtgtggaataaaaaaaataaaatgaacaaaAGCAACAAAGAAATGAAACTAAGGAAACCAAAGCAAAcctccctttttcttcttccgtTTCTACCTTCAGTTGCCTTATAAGCCTTGATCTTTAGATCCTTTTCACCATGCTCATCATCGTTGCCCTCACGGGCTTCATCTTCTAGCTCATCTTTTGTCCCGACGAGGTCAATTTCTGCGTCACCGACACCTCGCTCACTGATTTCAACTTCACTCCCAACAACAACACTCTCCACTACAACTTGGCTCTCAACGTCTCCATCAAGAACCCCAACAAGAGGATCGGAATATACAACCGCTTTAAGGTCAATGCCTACTACATAGGCCAGCGCTTCAACACCGAGACCATGATGCCGTTTTACCAGGGGGACACAAGAATACGACCGCTCTCAGCCCAGTGTTTAAAGGCTAGCAATTGCTAATGCTAGGCAGCAACAAGGTCTTCAACTTCGATTCGGAAAAGGCAGATGGGGTTTTCAGCATTACCGGGAGGCTAAATCTTCGAATCAGACCCAAGTTGAGTTGGatcaagattggccacttcaagcCTATGATCAATTGCGGCTTGAAGGTTTCGCTAACGTCTAACGGAACATCACCGGCGTGCATGTTTGAGAGTACGAAATGCAGCTtggatctttgatccattttacAATAGATCTTCTCTCTTCGGTCATGatgttgatttttgtttttctcatgtaatttttattctttaattatttttgttttgttaagCGTCATTAATATTATCTAGCCGTTGGTGACATTTTTTTAGGATGTTTTAAACTAGCCATTccatgagagagaaagagagagagagagagaggaagaagaagaagaagagaagatggtaggaaaaatttgagagagaaggaaagaaatatgAATTTTGTTAGTATAAGCAAACTTGCGTATTAATTTaggtattaatattgattcttttatatttaaaatttaaattagtattatttttgataaaatttattttttgatcaatcacattatattggtgtacatattaatgcataattatacttataattaaactttttcaagaaataaaaggggaggttgaaaatatatatatatatatatatatacatatttttatcaaaagcGCACCCGGCTACGTGGGGGTTGCCCCCAGCCGGTTGCAAGTAGCATTTTTgttcaacaaataaaaaaataatcataataatttaaCTTTGAAATAAGAATATATGCTATATTTCATGCAACAAGCATGCCCTATTTTTGGACTTGGTTTTGGAGTGGGAGAATCTGACATGTTGGTGCATGCTTAGCTAGCCAAGGTTTCTTTTGTCACTTATCTCGTTTCTGTCTGGATGGATGTACTCATGATGAAATCTAATGCATGTGAAGACCGGAGATGAGAAGATTACAAAACTCACAAATTAAAGTACGTAGGATGTCAATATTTTGACACGTGTCGTTTGCCGCAGCGCAGATAATTTAACCAGTCTTGTTGACTTTCGAATTAAAAAGAATGTGAACCGTTAGATTTGGGTGGGACCCAGCGCTGCACTTGCACCTCTACTGTTGCAGTGAAGACAGAAGATGTGTGTGgcgcatatacatatatattattataatatatcatcagCATCGCATGTGACGTTGATGTGTCGCAGTGGATAAATGTTGGCAactgcaaaaacaaaaaccaaataaaaaagaaggaaaagatctCTGCTACGTGGTGGGGCCCACCTGGGGATAAAACGACAATGGAACCGACGTTTTTATAATATGaaagtttctttatttttattttatttttataaatttggtTTTGGAAGCATTAGATATCTACGTATGATGGCCCCCACTCTGCACAGTTGGTCATGTGGTGGGACCCATCGTCCCAGACACAAAGGAATCCTTTCTAaggatgttttcttttttctcttgcaAGTAAATTGATAGATAGTTAGTTACATTACACTAAATTCAATGAGGTATAATCTTCAATAAtcatcttaaaataaataaatataatataagcaaaaataaaaaagagagatccatattaaaaaattagcttctattcatttttcattaaagaaaaaTCGCTTGAAGTGATTTTTATATAGTTTAATAAACAGATTATAAGATTGTGACTAAAAGTTATAGTGAAATGATGTGTGCTATACCTTATTTATCTGTACTGGCTGTAAGAGACTTTCGCGATTATTTTATCTTGATTATTgattagaaaaaatgaaaatatatatagaaacatAACAATCGATGGATGATCAATCGATACACTAGTATAAGATCATCACTATTTATGAAGGCGCGTGTAGTTTACATTACTGAtcattagtataaaattatcaCTATATGTAGAGGCGCGTGTAGTTCACACGTTAGCATAAGAAATAAGTCACGAGTGGTTCAAAGGATTTATTTGTCTTTAATGTTCTCGTGTTGTCATAATCGTATATGCGTGATACTTGTAAGTTGAATGCTTTCGTTAGCTTATATTCATCCAATTCCAAAACAGAGTAGTCGGCAGCTGAGAGGACATTCGCTTCATGTGTTTCAGAAGAGTTATGATTTTGGTGAGAGACTAATTAGTAATTACGTATAAATTGTAACTGTGTCGACAGATAtgtaaatcaaattataaatttatttttataaaaatataaaatatttctcatgtCAATATATATGCAATTGTTACGTGAAACAGgtgcatatatattttctataagCAGTTTGGCCAAGCAGCTGCAGGATCTAATCTCCAGCTAGCTCCTAATTTAGCTGTTtcctatttattttatattattaattggtATCTAAaccatggagaaaaaaaaaaattacttctgGATATAAATTTAAGTTCTGTTTAAATGTTAAattaagttgagttgagttgatttttttttaaataataatgagttgaggTGATAAGTGAGTTTTGTGGAGCCACTTGAAATGAGTTCAGATGCATTTAAAGAGGCATTGAGTTAAAAAATGTTGTGAATCTtgcatataaagaaattttgaattaagataaatttaataatttaagaattgtgaatttaaaaattagactcagcttaaaattagactaaattcAGTTCAGTCAAACTTCTAAATGCGACCTTAGGGTTCATAAATCGAATTTTTAAACAAGTatgtttattaaaagaaataaaaaaaaaagtaggaccACGAGATGTGTGTTTTTTCTAATGAGTTTatcttttaaaagaatttgCAAGAGATTTGCAATCTATAAATCTgtacaaaattaatttcttaagaAGAGTGTTGTTGCACAATTAgcaaatgaaaattattttgaatatagcaatgaaacaaataaaaagaaacgattataaattaatgaaaatgatCGATCTAGACCTAACTcaaattaactaattaattaatttagagtaaTTGATTCTCATTTCTGATCATCATCAACTCGTGGGGAGGCCactaaaatacaagaaattttaaataagcATATATCTCCACAAAACATGtactaaacaaaatattattggaAGAAAGTGTACCatttattagtatatatatcattatcacCGGCCAGTatagtagtagtactactgcATGATTTAGAATTCAAAATCGAAAGATTGTACATCGTACGGCCATATTTTTCTGATCACTTGCTTCATCAGCAACTTGCAATGTAGTTGAATAACTAGCGCCTAGACACGCCTTGGGAAGAAACATTAATGAGGCCGATCGAACTCCAGTGAACCAAGTGGTTTTCCGGCGAGTTATTAAGTAGTCAAGCGGTTTTGATCAGGCCCCTCTGAAGGTGTTGCAACTTGTGTTCCTTGACTGTACAAGGTGCTCAATTGATGAAAATAAGGGCATGTCCTAGAGTCAAGGGACCTCTTTTTGTTAACATCCTTGGTTTTCTTGAAATACTTATTTATGTTCTCCCATTTCTCTTTGCACCTCTTTGCACTCCTCTTGTAACCCAACTCCAGCATCCCTTGTGAGATTCTCTCCCATAGAGGAGGAGCCTTGGCAATTCCTTCCTTGTCCTGATCACCACCACCATTGCTATTATTGTACTGAGTACTGCACCTCAGGTTTATAAGTGCCAAAACTTCGTCTCTTGGCCATCTCTTTCCAAGGTTATCTTTGACATTGGTTATGGAGTCTTGGGAGACCTTCTGTGTCCAAGTTGAAATGGGTGTAAGTGGGTTTTTTTGGGTGTTTATAGAATTAGGGTGTTGGGACGCCATGGGAAGAGAAGATGAAGTGGGTACATCTGGAGTGTTTGGGGAAAGAGCTGGACTAGTGTTTTGATGAGATAGGGTTTTGGTTATGGAAGTGGGTGTGAACGAGTTCACTTGGGTTGAAAGGGAGCTATGATTAGGGTTTGGTGCTTGAATTAAGGAACATGAAGAACTGGAAGGATATGAATTTAAACTCGTTGTTACCTTGAGGGAATCATGTACAACTACTACTCTCTCTTCAACGCAATGGCTTCCTAAAGAACTCGATGTGAGTTGCTTCAAGTACTCAATGATTGTTGCCTGTCTAACGGCTGCGATAGCCTGTTCATTTGCCATAATTTCAAGCTCTTTATTCATCCTATCCATCGCTTGTTTCTTCCAACCTTCTTCTTTGGCAACCTTCTCTTCATCTCTCTTCACCAGATCTTCAAGAAGCTTGTTATGCATCTCCTCTTGCTGAGCCATTATCTTGATCACAATTTTCTCACATAAACCCTTGAGCATCTCAAACTTCTtcctcctttttctcttttttcgcTTTGGTTTTCCCTGAACATTCTCATGACTATCCTCAAATATCTTGTTTCCAACTGTTCCATCTCTTGAATCCACTTCCAAATTACTCTGCCCCAAGCTGTTGTCTTCTCCTCCAGTTGGCTTTTCCAATATCCTTTGATTCTTTCCGGCCCCAACCCGTGGGTTTTGGTGATCATGACCTTGATATAGCTCCTCAAGCTCACTGAGAAATCTGTAGCTTTTGTTGTAGTTTATGTTGTCATTGAAATATCTAATTTCCTCTTCAAACTTCTCCTTGCATTTCGAAGGACTTCTCTTGAACCCAACCTCTGCTAACTTCCTGCACTCatcataaatatacatatatattatccGACACCGCCTGTGTGCAAGAGCATTTATTCCCGTACGCTAATCTGCTACTCctaaatttaaaatactcaaggttttatgaaaaaaaagaagctatAATATTAATTGATCCTCTAACTCAATTCACATGCATCAGCTTTCCAAatttttagatggaaaaaagcTAGCTAACCTtcttgcaattttttatttttatttttcccgaAAAATAGTCACTAAAGAAGATGCTTAAGAAAAGTTATTTTTAGTGTACCTTGAGACATGTTCCCAAGTGAACTCCGGGAACCAATTTTCCATGCCAGATCTGATTCTCAACAGTGCAAGAACTTCTTCGTTAGCCCATGATTCGATTGGGTCTGGTAATGATCTCTGTCTTTGATCAGTGTCTAAATTCATGGACACCAagttattttcttgtttctcttcATGATGATCTTTGTGGGTGGAAGATTGCTGGTGCAATGGGTGCAAAAGGTTTGGTTGGAGGGAAAGAGAAGGATCATAATGATCATAGGAAGGGAAAATATTAGGGGATGAAAAGGCATGGAGTACTGGAAATGAGGGAGAAAGAGGGAGAGTGGTTCTTGACGCTATCCAACTGGTGGAACTGGTGATCTGGTGCTCCATCAAACATATGTGTGTTTGCTTgtgtttctttctcttctttacCTCCTCCTACCCACATGTAAACTGAAAATTTTCAAGAGCAACACTTCAAAAACACCAACCCAACCAGCTCCTTCTCTTACCAAActgtcccctctctctctctctctctctctctctctcatttatcaAGGACTTTGTCCTATCAGGGAATAGAAAAGATAGCCCACCACACACTTTTAGAAGAAAGTGAAGTCACTCTCAGGAGAAATTATTCGATGCAAAGGAGGCTACATGGTGCAACCAGCTTGTTTGGCTCATCATCGACACTGCAAGGAGATGATCAGGCTTATCAAACTCATCTTTTGGTtcagagatttgaaaaaatacgaAGAACACACATATTTGCAGTAGATGCTCCTTTCTAGATTTGTGCAATATGTACTAAAGATCATGAACATAAACATTACCACCGCCAAGATCAACTGAGATCTAGTTttttatagtaatatattacaagagattttggcttcgACGTTGGACCGACcattatatgaaattttgatgGTGCTTGATGCAAATTGATTGACTATAATTATAAGGTTGGGGTCTTGGACGGACGTGAACATGCATGTGATCAGTACGCCCCGTCAGGTGAGAGTTGGGAGGATCAAGCCGAATCGGCAGAAAAATGATACTCGAAATTTGTTCATGGTATCATATGGTGGTGTCATTAGAATCCTATGGCGTAGCTGATGCTCAGGATGTTGTAATTAGGGGCAGGACACGTGAAAACATGCAGAGACTGGGACCAATTATTTAAGGTGGAGGGGACGGCGTCTTTCTTGATCACATGGTACAAGGTCTACTCTAACTATTCCATACCACCGACTTATATCTTAGTACTCAAAAGGAATAATCTAGTTgactgtatattaatatgtgtacgtatcaatataatatgatttattaaaaggtttattttattaaaaatattattaatttaaaatttaaatataaagtaaTTAGAATTGACACGTAGATTAATATGCGACTTTAGTTATACATAACAGAACtcttttatcaatttaaaatttgtacaGTACCTTTCTTATTTTAGAAGGATTGAGATGACGGGACTCGATTCATGAATATCACATGAGGAGGAGAGGATCCACGCATATGTTAAACATCTTCAaattattaagtattttaagagtatttataataatgtgataattttttttaatacaaaaaatcatgttattaaaattatttagataaaTACAGAGTACTTTTAATGACaagtcatattatatatttcgaaattatctaataaatatCATCTGACTAGATAATTAGATCTTTCACAAAAGCTATtgagggaaaaaaagagaaggccCTTTACTCgctataatgaaataaaaagagtaattttaaatataatcgtGGAGTGTGTAAATGTTacgtaatatttttataaaagagtgatatatattattaaaaaattaatttttttatcatgtggatattatatttactcacttttttttaaaaaaaattatgcgaCGTTTACACATTCTATTA comes from the Carya illinoinensis cultivar Pawnee chromosome 8, C.illinoinensisPawnee_v1, whole genome shotgun sequence genome and includes:
- the LOC122319410 gene encoding LOW QUALITY PROTEIN: trihelix transcription factor GTL2-like (The sequence of the model RefSeq protein was modified relative to this genomic sequence to represent the inferred CDS: inserted 2 bases in 1 codon), which codes for MWVGGGKEEKETQANTHMFDGAPDHQFHQLXIASRTTLPLSPSFPVLHAFSSPNIFPSYDHYDPSLSLQPNLLHPLHQQSSTHKDHHEEKQENNLVSMNLDTDQRQRSLPDPIESWANEEVLALLRIRSGMENWFPEFTWEHVSRKLAEVGFKRSPSKCKEKFEEEIRYFNDNINYNKSYRFLSELEELYQGHDHQNPRVGAGKNQRILEKPTGGEDNSLGQSNLEVDSRDGTVGNKIFEDSHENVQGKPKRKKRKRRKKFEMLKGLCEKIVIKIMAQQEEMHNKLLEDLVKRDEEKVAKEEGWKKQAMDRMNKELEIMANEQAIAAVRQATIIEYLKQLTSSSLGSHCVEERVVVVHDSLKVTTSLNSYPSSSSCSLIQAPNPNHSSLSTQVNSFTPTSITKTLSHQNTSPALSPNTPDVPTSSSLPMASQHPNSINTQKNPLTPISTWTQKVSQDSITNVKDNLGKRWPRDEVLALINLRCSTQYNNSNGGGDQDKEGIAKAPPLWERISQGMLELGYKRSAKRCKEKWENINKYFKKTKDVNKKRSLDSRTCPYFHQLSTLYSQGTQVATPSEGPDQNRLTT